A window of Xiphophorus hellerii strain 12219 chromosome 19, Xiphophorus_hellerii-4.1, whole genome shotgun sequence contains these coding sequences:
- the supt7l gene encoding STAGA complex 65 subunit gamma encodes MMRYWGEIPGPSGAPPSRSSFDLLQREFRSVEMQDPPLHQPSAQRPRPTTMLDIPSEPCSLTIHTVQLCQHARRLRALLAAAQGQAQGQSSASSEGGSRPEETEANLPLRPPTPPAVPDDLLPVDSKDPHQPFQLRHSDPESEFYKGKGEPVTELSWPSCRQLLYQSVATVLAHAGFESAQESVLETLTDLVHEHYLRLTQLLRVAVDREARLGATPFPDVVEQVFHEVGIGSMLALQRFWQVRIKDYHSYMLQVTKELSEEYERLVNPEKAMEDSKPLKIKDEPLSDIPFPVSEELEADLASGDQALPMGVLGAHAERLAAGLDADHSPHTSGGGAANNSPLWPQVKMEPQDGDEGQGAGHHHHHHSVLSGDVFEEGEPMSTMSESGGAMAPSPGGAASEGSYASHSPDSLMGTSPVFNQRPRKRIKKL; translated from the exons ATGATGCGTTACTGGGGTGAGATCCCTGGACCATCCGGGGCTCCCCCCAGTCGCAGCTCCTTCGACCTGCTCCAGCGCGAGTTTCGCTCTGTGGAGATGCAGGACCCGCCCCTGCACCAGCCGTCGGCCCAGCGCCCCCGGCCCACCACGATGCTGGATATCCCCTCAGAGCCGTGCAGCCTCACCATTCACACGGTGCAGCTGTGCCAGCACGCCCGCCGCCTGCGAGCTCTCCTGGCAGCGGCCCAGGGCCAGGCTCAGGGTCAGAGCTCGGCATCCTCAGAGGGCGGCAGCCGACCAGAGGAGACTGAAGCCAACCTTCCGCTGCGCCCTCCCACTCCACCCGCTGTGCCTGACGATCTGCTGCCTGTAGACAGCAAAGACCCCCACCAGCCCTTTCAGCTTCGCCATAGTGACCCTGAGAGTGAATTCTACAA GGGTAAAGGTGAACCAGTCACAGAGCTGAGTTGGCCTTCCTGCAGGCAGCTCCTCTATCAGTCAGTAGCCACGGTGCTGGCTCATGCCGGCTTTGAGTCCGCCCAGGAAAGCGTCCTGGAGACCCTGACCGACCTGGTCCATGAACACTACCTGCGCCTCACCCAGCTCCTGCGAGTAGCAGTGGATCGTGAGGCCAGGCTGGGAGCCACACCCTTCCCGGAcgtggtggagcaggtgttccACGAGGTGGGCATTGGCAGCATGCTGGCCCTCCAGCGCTTTTGGCAAGTCAGGATCAAGGACTATCACAGCTACATGCTGCAG GTTACCAAAGAGCTGTCAGAAGAATATGAGCGGCTGGTGAATCCAGAGAAAGCTATGGAAGACTCCAAACCTCTAAAGATCAAGGACGAGCCTCTGAGTGACATTCCCTTCCCTGTAAGTGAGGAGCTGGAGGCCGACCTGGCCTCTGGGGACCAGGCTTTACCCATGGGAGTCCTTGGGGCCCATGCAGAGAGGCTGGCAGCAGGCTTGGATGCTGACCACTCCCCTCACACTTCAG GTGGTGGCGCGGCCAACAACTCCCCTCTTTGGCCCCAAGTAAAGATGGAACCCCAGGACGGTGACGAAGGTCAGGGTGCtggtcatcatcatcatcaccacagCGTCCTGAGTGGAGACGTGTTCGAAGAGGGAGAGCCCATGTCCACCATGAGTGAGTCTGGAGGAGCCATGGCGCCTTCACCAGGAGGAGCGGCGTCTGAAGGCAGCTACGCTTCGCATTCGCCTGACTCGCTGATGGGAACGTCGCCAGTCTTTAACCAGAGACCCAGGAAACGGATTAAGAAGttgtga